TCACCGACGCGACCGGCAACGGGACGTGGGCGGATGTGACTGCCCCCGCCGCGGTGCTTCCGGACAATCTCCTGTGCGCGATCGGTGTGATGGGAGGGTGCAGATGACCGCGGAGATCCAGGCGCCGTCCCCTCCGCCCCGGAGTCGTGGCCGCGTCGTGGCGACGCTTCTGGTGCTCGCGCTGGTGATCGGTGCGGCGAGCTGGTTCGTGTTCGGGCGGACCGACTCGAGCCGAACCGTCTATGCGGACTTCGGTTTCGTCAACGGGATCTACACCGGCAGCCGGGTCACGGTGCTCGGCGTGCCCGTCGGAACCGTCACCTCCCTCGAGCCGAAAGGCACCCACGTGCGGGTGGCGATGTCGGTCCAGGGAGACGTCGAACTCCCCGAGCAGACGTCGGCGTACGTCCTCAACCCCTCCGTCATCAGCGACCGCCACATCGAGTTGGGCCCGGCCTATCAGGGCGGGCCGACGCTCGCCGACGGGGCCGAGATCCCGCAGGAGCGCGCCCACTCGCCGATCGACTTCGACGGATTGATGGGCAGCCTGCGCGTGCTCTCGGAGACACTCGGTGCCGACGGAGGCGACATCGGGCAGTTGCTCGCGCAGAGCGCGGAGAGCTGGCGGGGTCAGGGCGAGCAGTTCAACGCGGCCGTGAGAAATCTCAGCTCCGCAACCGGCGTGGTCGGGGCTCGCAGTGAGGACATCGCGGTGCTCGTGGCCAATCTCGATCACCTGATGCGGGCTCTGGACTCGCGCCAGATCTCGCTCGACGCTCTGGTGGAGGGGCTCGGAGAGCTCGGTGACGAATGGTCGCGGCAGGACCTCGACATCTCCGCGCCGCTGCAGGATCTCCGGATCGTGCTCGATCAGATGAACACCTTCATGCAGCAGCACGGCGACGACGTGGGAGCAGTAGCGGAAAACCTCGACGTCCTGGGGCAGACACTGAACGCTCACCAACCGGGGCTGGCCGAGTTCATGGACCTCGTCCCGCTCATGATGCAGAACCTGGGCAACTCCATCGGTCCCGACAATCGCGGACGCATCCGATTGAACGTGTCCACCTCGCTGACCCAGTTCGCGATCGCGAAGCCACTGTGTGACGCCCACCCCCTTCCGCTGTGCACGGGCGCGGGCTTCACCAATCCGATCTCGTTCCCGATCAGCGCATCGGATCCGCTGGGCATCGTCTCGGCCGTCACCGGTGGCGCCCTCCCGTCGGAAGGGGGAGGCAACTGATGGAAGGGAACCGAATGGCCTCGTCGATCCAGTGGGCCCGGATCGTCGCCGCCGGTGCCGGATGCGTGGTCCTGGCCGGCTGCGGAGCGGGCATCCAGGATCTCCCGCTGGGGCGGTCGGCCAGCGCAACGGCATACGACGTGACCGTGCAACTCGCCACCGCGGACGGCCTGGTCCTCGGCGCGGACGTGCGCAACGGCCAGAAGGTGATCGGCCGAGTGGCCGAACTCCGGCCGGACCAGGTGGGGGCGGCCGTGCGGTTGAGCCTGGATTCGACCGTGCCGCTGCCCGAGAACGTCGAGGCTGCGGTCGAACTCCCGTCCGCGCTCGGCAGCCCGTTCATCCGGCTGACGGCACCCGACGACCCCTCCTCCCGGCCACTCCGCAACGGCGACGTCGTTCCCGAATCGCGTACCGAGATCGGGCCCCAGGTGGAGACGGCACTCGCCACCCTCGGCACGGTGCTCACCGGAAGCGGAATCAGCCAACTCGACACGATCGTGCGGGAGCTGAACGTCGCGTTCGCCGGGCGCTCCGGCGACGTCCGATCGCTGACCCGGACGATGACCGATCTCATGGCGTCGGCGTCCCGGCACCAGGACGATTTCGACCGGGCCATGGTGCTCGCCACCCGAGTGTCCGGGCAGCTGACGGCGCAGCAGCAGGTGGTCGACGGCTACCTCGACGTCGTGCCGCCGGTGATCGACGTGCTCCTTCGGCAGAAGGATGCGATCGCCTCCCTGCTGAACTCCACCGCTCAGCTCGCGGTGAACGCCAATTCCGTTCTGGCACAGTCCCCGACGGGAATGGATGCCATGTTGAGCGATGCCTCGACAGTGGTGGGTGCGCTGGACTCGTTCAACGATCGGATCGGCGGCACTCTCACGAACATGAACACCTTCCTCGAGACGTTCCAGACTGCGGTGCGGGGTGACTACCTGGTGTTCGACGGGGCACTGGACATTCCCGGAGGCATCGACAAGCTGCTGACCGGAGGGATGTTCCTGGGCAGCAACGCCGCCCCGCCCCTGGAGACCCTCGAGGACCTGCTCACGGGAGGGGCACGATGACACGTCTGGCCTTCGTGCAACTCGTCCTCTTCGCGATCACCGCAGCGGTCGTCGTTCCCTACGGGATCTATTACGTCGTCGGCCCGGCCGGTCTGACGGGGCAGCTGCGCGTGCACTCGATCATGACGAATGCGATGGGTCTGACCCCGGGAACCAGCGTCACCTATCGCGGGATACCTGTCGGCACGGTCGACTCCGTGGCTCTCGACCCTGCGGGTGGCGGGGCCCGGGTGGAGTACGTCCTCGACGGAGGCGTGCCGATTCCCGCGGACAGCGTCGCCAAGGCGACGATGGGGACGGTCGCGGGCATCCAGAACGTCGACATCTACCCCAACACCGCCGAGGGGCCGTACCTCGAGGACGGGGATCTGCTGCCCGCGCCGGAGGATCAGCAGCCGGTGCAGATGGATGGGCTCATGCTCGAGGCGAGCACCCTCCTCCAGGGCATCGACCCGCAGTCGGTCAGCGACCTCGGCACCGAGATGGGTGCCTCGTTCGAGGGACTGGGGCCGAGTCTCGCCGCGATGATCGACGACGGGGATTCGCTGTCCGTGCAGCTTCGCGATCAGGCACCTGCTCTCCAGTCGCTGCTCGCGAGGACCGCGCGTCTGGTCGACACGATGGCGGGCGAATCCGACTCCTTCGTCGACGGGATGGCAGCCGCACGGGATCTGGCAACCCAACTCGACGCCAATGCGCCGGTACTGGTGTACCTCACCGACCAATCTCCGCAGTCGCTGGCGAACGCGCAGCAGCTGTTCGACCGATACCAGGGGACGTTCGGCAGTGTCCTCGCCAACCTCGCCACCGTGGAACCGATCATCGCCGAGCGCAGCGACGCGCTCGCGTCCGGCCTGGTCGACATTCCGGCAGGCCTCGCGAGACTCGAATCGATCGTCACGGGCGACCGGGCGGACTTCGCCCTCATCGCCACGCAGGGGCCGGTGTGCAACTACCCGACCGAGCGCCGAGCCGTCGGCGACCTGAGTCCCACCTCGCCGAACCTGAACCTGTACTGCCCACCAGCGCGGGATCTGGCTACCAGGGGAGCGCAGAACGCGCCCCGCCCGAACGATCTCGGCCTGCAGGGTTCGACGACACCCGGCTCCGTGATCGGACCGCCCGTGGTCGAGGACCCGATCCTCATTCCCACCGGCGTCGATGCATTGAACTATTGGAGATCGCTCTTGGAAGGACTCGGCAGTGCCACACGATGAATCAGCAG
This genomic interval from Rhodococcus triatomae contains the following:
- a CDS encoding MCE family protein; translation: MTAEIQAPSPPPRSRGRVVATLLVLALVIGAASWFVFGRTDSSRTVYADFGFVNGIYTGSRVTVLGVPVGTVTSLEPKGTHVRVAMSVQGDVELPEQTSAYVLNPSVISDRHIELGPAYQGGPTLADGAEIPQERAHSPIDFDGLMGSLRVLSETLGADGGDIGQLLAQSAESWRGQGEQFNAAVRNLSSATGVVGARSEDIAVLVANLDHLMRALDSRQISLDALVEGLGELGDEWSRQDLDISAPLQDLRIVLDQMNTFMQQHGDDVGAVAENLDVLGQTLNAHQPGLAEFMDLVPLMMQNLGNSIGPDNRGRIRLNVSTSLTQFAIAKPLCDAHPLPLCTGAGFTNPISFPISASDPLGIVSAVTGGALPSEGGGN
- a CDS encoding MCE family protein, whose amino-acid sequence is MEGNRMASSIQWARIVAAGAGCVVLAGCGAGIQDLPLGRSASATAYDVTVQLATADGLVLGADVRNGQKVIGRVAELRPDQVGAAVRLSLDSTVPLPENVEAAVELPSALGSPFIRLTAPDDPSSRPLRNGDVVPESRTEIGPQVETALATLGTVLTGSGISQLDTIVRELNVAFAGRSGDVRSLTRTMTDLMASASRHQDDFDRAMVLATRVSGQLTAQQQVVDGYLDVVPPVIDVLLRQKDAIASLLNSTAQLAVNANSVLAQSPTGMDAMLSDASTVVGALDSFNDRIGGTLTNMNTFLETFQTAVRGDYLVFDGALDIPGGIDKLLTGGMFLGSNAAPPLETLEDLLTGGAR
- a CDS encoding MlaD family protein, with translation MTRLAFVQLVLFAITAAVVVPYGIYYVVGPAGLTGQLRVHSIMTNAMGLTPGTSVTYRGIPVGTVDSVALDPAGGGARVEYVLDGGVPIPADSVAKATMGTVAGIQNVDIYPNTAEGPYLEDGDLLPAPEDQQPVQMDGLMLEASTLLQGIDPQSVSDLGTEMGASFEGLGPSLAAMIDDGDSLSVQLRDQAPALQSLLARTARLVDTMAGESDSFVDGMAAARDLATQLDANAPVLVYLTDQSPQSLANAQQLFDRYQGTFGSVLANLATVEPIIAERSDALASGLVDIPAGLARLESIVTGDRADFALIATQGPVCNYPTERRAVGDLSPTSPNLNLYCPPARDLATRGAQNAPRPNDLGLQGSTTPGSVIGPPVVEDPILIPTGVDALNYWRSLLEGLGSATR